A genomic segment from Pseudosulfitobacter sp. DSM 107133 encodes:
- the ahcY gene encoding adenosylhomocysteinase has translation MANDYIVKDIALAEYGRKELDIAETEMPGLMALREEYGESKPLKGSRIVGSLHMTIQTAVLIETLVALGADVRWASCNIFSTQDHAAAAIAASGVPVFAIKGQSLVEHWDYLDKSFMFEDGPNLILDDGGDATLYILLGARVEQGEDELIAIPKSEEEEAIFAQIKKRMAASPGWFTKMRTQIVGVSEETTTGVHRLYDLKKQGQLPFPAINVNDSVTKSKFDNKYGCKESLVDGIRRATDTMMAGKVAVVMGYGDVGKGSAASLRGAGARVKVTEVDPICALQAAMDGFEVVLLEDVVADADIFITTTGNKDVIRIEHMREMKDMAIVGNIGHFDNEIQVAALKNHKWTNIKEQVDMIEMPNGHRLILLSEGRLLNLGNATGHPSFVMSASFTNQVLAQIELWTRGDNYENDVYILPKHLDEKVARLHLAKIGVKLTELNAEQAAYIGVTPEGPFKPEHYRY, from the coding sequence ATGGCAAACGACTATATCGTCAAGGACATCGCGCTGGCCGAATATGGCCGCAAGGAACTGGACATCGCCGAAACCGAAATGCCGGGGCTGATGGCCCTGCGCGAGGAATATGGCGAAAGCAAACCATTGAAAGGGTCGCGCATTGTCGGGTCCCTGCACATGACGATCCAGACCGCTGTTCTGATCGAAACGCTGGTCGCGCTGGGCGCGGACGTGCGTTGGGCATCGTGCAACATCTTCTCGACCCAGGACCACGCGGCCGCAGCCATCGCAGCCAGCGGCGTGCCTGTCTTTGCGATCAAGGGCCAGTCGCTGGTCGAGCATTGGGATTATCTGGACAAGTCGTTCATGTTCGAAGACGGCCCCAACCTGATCCTGGACGATGGCGGCGACGCCACGCTGTACATCCTGCTGGGCGCGCGCGTTGAACAGGGTGAGGACGAGCTGATCGCCATTCCGAAATCGGAAGAGGAAGAGGCGATTTTCGCCCAGATCAAGAAACGCATGGCCGCCAGCCCCGGCTGGTTCACCAAGATGCGCACGCAGATCGTGGGCGTTTCCGAAGAAACCACCACGGGTGTGCACCGTCTGTACGACTTGAAAAAACAGGGTCAACTGCCCTTCCCCGCGATCAACGTGAACGACTCGGTCACCAAGTCGAAGTTCGACAACAAATACGGCTGCAAGGAATCGCTGGTTGACGGCATCCGCCGCGCCACCGACACCATGATGGCCGGCAAGGTTGCGGTCGTCATGGGTTACGGCGACGTTGGCAAAGGTTCGGCCGCATCGCTGCGCGGTGCCGGTGCCCGCGTGAAAGTCACCGAGGTTGATCCGATCTGCGCCCTGCAAGCGGCGATGGACGGTTTCGAGGTTGTGCTGCTCGAAGACGTTGTGGCCGACGCCGACATCTTTATCACCACTACAGGCAACAAGGACGTGATCCGCATCGAGCACATGCGCGAGATGAAGGACATGGCTATCGTTGGCAACATCGGCCACTTTGACAATGAAATTCAGGTTGCTGCCCTGAAGAACCACAAGTGGACCAACATCAAGGAACAGGTGGACATGATCGAGATGCCCAACGGGCACCGTCTGATCCTGCTGTCCGAGGGCCGCCTGTTGAACCTCGGCAACGCCACCGGTCACCCGTCGTTCGTGATGTCCGCCAGCTTTACCAATCAGGTTCTGGCGCAGATCGAACTGTGGACCCGTGGCGACAACTACGAAAACGATGTCTACATCCTGCCCAAGCATCTGGATGAAAAAGTCGCCCGTCTGCATCTGGCAAAAATTGGCGTCAAGCTGACCGAACTGAACGCCGAGCAGGCCGCCTATATCGGTGTCACGCCCGAAGGTCCGTTCAAGCCGGAACACTACCGTTACTGA
- a CDS encoding HD family hydrolase — translation MARASKSAPRAWQRMLSGRRLDLLDPTPVDIEIEDIAHGLAFVARWNGQTRGDFAYSVAEHSLLVETIFGRIAPNAPAKWRLAALLHDAPEYVIGDMISPVKAAIGPSYGVLDERLEAAVHLRFGLPAKVPVAVKKQIKRADTVSAWMEATEIAGFSNAEADKIFGKPDPDLIDGLSIILRPPVETRADFTARHAELLRSLP, via the coding sequence ATGGCACGCGCATCGAAATCAGCCCCCAGAGCCTGGCAAAGGATGCTGTCGGGACGGCGTCTGGACCTGCTGGACCCGACCCCCGTGGACATCGAGATCGAGGATATTGCTCACGGTCTGGCCTTTGTTGCGCGGTGGAACGGGCAGACGCGGGGCGACTTTGCCTATTCGGTGGCGGAACACTCGTTGCTGGTGGAAACCATCTTTGGCCGCATCGCACCGAATGCCCCTGCAAAGTGGCGACTTGCGGCGCTTTTGCACGACGCGCCCGAATATGTGATCGGCGACATGATCTCGCCGGTAAAGGCGGCCATCGGGCCAAGTTACGGCGTTCTGGATGAACGGTTGGAGGCGGCCGTGCATCTGCGTTTTGGTCTGCCAGCCAAAGTGCCCGTAGCGGTCAAGAAACAGATCAAGCGGGCCGACACCGTCAGCGCGTGGATGGAAGCGACCGAGATTGCCGGATTCTCGAACGCCGAAGCTGACAAGATTTTCGGGAAGCCGGACCCCGACCTGATAGATGGCCTTTCAATCATCCTGCGCCCACCCGTCGAGACCCGCGCAGATTTCACCGCACGCCATGCGGAATTGCTGAGGAGTTTACCATGA
- the tsaD gene encoding tRNA (adenosine(37)-N6)-threonylcarbamoyltransferase complex transferase subunit TsaD — protein MNNDLTVLGIESSCDDTAAAVLRGRQVLSSVVLGQTSLHADFGGVVPEIAARAHAEKLDGVVRQALAEAETNIEDIDAIAVTAGPGLIGGVVSGVMLAKGLAAALDVPMYGVNHLAGHALTPRLTDAVAYPYLMLLVSGGHCQFLLVSGPDEFRRLGGTIDDAPGEAFDKVARLIGLPQPGGPSIERAAMGGDAKRFALPRPLLDRDGCDMSFSGLKTATLRTRDKVIAQKGGLTEQDQADLSAGFQSAVADVLEEKCRRALVASGPVKALCVAGGVAANQTVRAALETVSSANGIPFVAPPLALCTDNAAMIAYAAIEQMQNRAPDGMDLSPRPRMPLDTTSQAMLGSGKKGAKA, from the coding sequence ATGAACAACGATCTGACGGTGCTGGGCATCGAAAGCAGCTGCGACGACACGGCGGCGGCTGTGTTGCGGGGGCGGCAGGTGCTGTCGTCGGTGGTGCTGGGGCAAACCAGCCTGCACGCGGATTTCGGCGGGGTGGTGCCCGAGATCGCGGCGCGCGCCCATGCGGAGAAGCTGGATGGCGTGGTGCGGCAGGCATTGGCCGAAGCAGAGACTAACATAGAGGATATTGACGCAATCGCGGTGACGGCCGGGCCGGGTCTGATTGGTGGCGTGGTCTCTGGTGTGATGCTGGCCAAGGGGTTGGCGGCGGCGCTGGATGTTCCGATGTATGGTGTGAATCATCTTGCGGGCCACGCGCTGACACCGCGCCTGACGGACGCGGTGGCCTATCCTTACCTGATGCTGTTGGTGTCGGGCGGGCACTGCCAGTTTCTGCTGGTGTCGGGACCGGATGAATTTCGCCGTCTGGGCGGCACAATCGACGATGCGCCGGGCGAGGCGTTCGACAAGGTGGCCCGCCTGATCGGCCTGCCACAACCCGGCGGGCCGTCGATTGAACGCGCAGCGATGGGCGGCGATGCAAAACGCTTTGCCTTGCCGCGTCCGCTGCTGGATCGCGACGGCTGCGATATGTCGTTCTCTGGCCTGAAAACCGCAACACTGCGCACCCGTGACAAGGTGATTGCCCAAAAAGGTGGGCTGACCGAGCAGGATCAGGCCGACCTGTCCGCCGGATTTCAGTCTGCCGTGGCAGATGTTCTGGAAGAAAAGTGCCGACGTGCCTTGGTGGCCAGTGGTCCGGTCAAAGCGTTGTGTGTTGCCGGCGGAGTGGCCGCAAACCAGACCGTTCGGGCAGCGTTAGAGACTGTTTCAAGCGCAAACGGGATCCCGTTTGTCGCGCCGCCGCTGGCCTTGTGTACCGACAATGCGGCGATGATCGCCTATGCCGCCATCGAACAGATGCAAAACCGCGCACCCGATGGCATGGACTTGTCGCCGCGGCCCAGAATGCCGCTGGACACCACCAGTCAGGCGATGTTGGGCAGCGGCAAGAAAGGGGCCAAGGCATGA
- a CDS encoding S-adenosyl-L-homocysteine hydrolase — protein MKPVLTIAALIFSASTAMAAGTCMSSAEMEASLVDWYGETPVAGQEAKDTQLWASERNGTWSLVQYLPDGNSCVLETGEDWNGGQDADELVAMLTE, from the coding sequence ATGAAACCCGTTTTGACCATCGCCGCACTGATTTTCTCTGCCTCGACTGCAATGGCGGCAGGCACATGTATGTCCAGCGCTGAAATGGAAGCTTCGCTGGTGGATTGGTACGGGGAAACACCTGTTGCCGGTCAGGAAGCCAAGGACACCCAGCTGTGGGCGTCCGAGCGGAACGGGACATGGTCGCTGGTTCAGTATCTGCCCGATGGCAACAGCTGTGTTCTGGAAACCGGAGAAGACTGGAACGGCGGTCAGGATGCTGACGAATTGGTGGCCATGCTGACCGAATAA
- a CDS encoding uroporphyrinogen-III synthase, with protein sequence MSRHRITLLMTRPDAGSRAFVAALPDVVTQCCEVIISPLMDIAPLATDMPVCDVAIFTSAHGVAHGPQALGRRAYCLGHATTQAARQAGWRAQQAGQDAATLIAALIAQHPKGRLVHFSGTHTRGNVADQLRAAALNADSVAVYDQRLLPLSDIAKNRLGGENPVIVPLFSPRSALHFSRCAVVSAPLYLGAISTATAANCAALNHLAVQIAQRPDREAMVEVVQNLLRRVLSA encoded by the coding sequence ATGTCACGGCACCGGATCACGCTTTTGATGACCCGCCCCGACGCCGGATCGCGCGCCTTTGTCGCGGCCCTGCCCGATGTGGTCACGCAATGCTGCGAGGTGATCATCTCTCCGCTGATGGATATTGCCCCGCTGGCTACAGACATGCCCGTTTGCGACGTGGCGATTTTCACCTCGGCGCATGGTGTCGCCCATGGACCGCAAGCGCTGGGTCGGCGCGCTTATTGTCTGGGCCATGCAACAACCCAGGCCGCGCGTCAGGCCGGCTGGCGGGCGCAGCAAGCCGGACAAGATGCCGCAACCCTGATCGCCGCCCTGATCGCGCAGCACCCCAAAGGGCGGCTGGTGCATTTTTCAGGCACGCACACACGCGGCAATGTGGCGGACCAATTGCGCGCCGCCGCACTGAATGCCGACAGCGTCGCGGTTTATGACCAGCGGCTGTTACCGCTGAGCGATATTGCAAAAAACAGGCTGGGTGGGGAGAATCCTGTCATTGTGCCTCTTTTTTCTCCACGCAGCGCGCTACATTTCAGTCGATGTGCGGTGGTCTCTGCCCCGCTGTATCTGGGGGCAATCAGCACGGCGACCGCTGCAAACTGTGCTGCATTGAACCATTTGGCCGTGCAAATCGCACAAAGGCCGGACAGGGAAGCGATGGTTGAGGTGGTGCAAAATCTGCTGAGGCGGGTGCTATCGGCTTGA
- a CDS encoding GNAT family N-acetyltransferase, whose translation MIHVRQATTLDASSMADLLNAIIEKGGTTALTRTVTAADIKERMAAQGDRAVWQVAVDETEAVVGFQWIAPNAKLPPEACDIASFVQIGRTGLGIGSALFDATRKAAARLGYDWINATIRADNEGGLTYYQSRGFRDWAFDEGVTLDSGQVVNKISKRFDLK comes from the coding sequence ATGATTCATGTTCGCCAAGCCACGACGCTGGATGCGTCATCCATGGCAGATCTACTGAACGCCATTATTGAAAAGGGCGGCACAACGGCCTTGACCCGCACCGTGACGGCCGCAGACATCAAGGAACGGATGGCGGCGCAAGGTGACCGTGCGGTGTGGCAGGTGGCGGTGGATGAAACCGAAGCGGTTGTGGGATTTCAATGGATTGCGCCCAACGCAAAACTGCCGCCCGAAGCCTGCGACATCGCCAGCTTCGTGCAGATCGGACGCACGGGACTGGGCATCGGGTCCGCTCTGTTTGATGCGACGCGCAAGGCCGCCGCGCGGCTGGGCTATGACTGGATCAACGCCACCATCCGCGCCGACAACGAGGGCGGGCTGACCTATTACCAAAGCCGGGGCTTTCGCGACTGGGCTTTTGACGAGGGTGTGACGCTGGACAGCGGTCAGGTGGTCAACAAGATCAGCAAACGGTTTGATCTGAAATAA
- a CDS encoding ActR/PrrA/RegA family redox response regulator transcription factor has protein sequence MAEVSPEDIGEDKSLLLVDDDEPFLRRLAKAMEKRGFEIETADSVAAGRAIATARPPAYAVVDLRLEDGNGLDIVEVLRERRPEARVVVLTGYGAIATAVAAVKIGATDYLSKPADATDITNALLARGDDLPPPPENPMSADRVRWEHIQRVYELCDRNVSETARRLNMHRRTLQRILAKRSPR, from the coding sequence ATGGCCGAGGTTAGCCCCGAGGATATCGGTGAAGACAAGTCGCTGCTGCTGGTAGACGACGACGAGCCGTTTCTGCGCCGTCTGGCCAAGGCGATGGAAAAACGTGGTTTCGAGATTGAAACCGCAGATTCCGTGGCCGCAGGGCGCGCCATCGCCACGGCCCGTCCGCCTGCCTATGCGGTCGTTGATCTGCGGCTTGAGGATGGCAATGGTCTGGACATCGTCGAGGTGCTGCGCGAACGCCGCCCGGAGGCACGGGTTGTGGTGCTGACGGGTTATGGTGCGATTGCCACTGCCGTCGCCGCCGTCAAAATCGGGGCCACCGACTATCTGTCGAAGCCGGCGGATGCCACCGACATCACCAACGCGTTGCTGGCGCGGGGCGATGATCTGCCCCCGCCCCCGGAAAACCCGATGAGCGCGGACCGCGTGCGCTGGGAACATATCCAGCGGGTGTACGAGCTGTGCGACCGCAACGTCAGCGAAACCGCGCGGCGGTTGAACATGCACCGCCGGACCTTGCAGCGCATTCTGGCGAAACGGTCGCCGCGCTGA
- a CDS encoding SCO family protein: MTRLVAILAAIAAIAVVTGTFLFTRMNSDDAFAQCRGSAVAGGTGQIGGPFELVNGKGQTVTDKDVITEPTLVYFGYTFCPDVCPFDVARNSDALDVLADRGISASGAFISIDPQRDTPEVVGEYAEAMHEKMIGLTGSPEQVKAASQAYKTYYKAHPSEDELYLVDHSTFTYLVLPEQGVVDFFRREVTPDQMADRVQCFVEHS, from the coding sequence ATGACCCGACTTGTTGCCATTCTTGCCGCTATTGCTGCCATCGCTGTTGTAACCGGAACATTTCTGTTTACGCGCATGAACAGCGACGACGCGTTCGCTCAATGTCGCGGCAGTGCTGTTGCCGGTGGCACAGGTCAGATCGGCGGCCCGTTCGAGCTGGTGAATGGCAAGGGGCAGACCGTGACCGACAAGGATGTGATTACCGAACCCACGCTGGTCTATTTCGGCTATACGTTCTGCCCCGATGTCTGTCCCTTTGATGTGGCGCGCAATTCCGATGCGCTGGATGTGCTGGCGGATCGGGGCATTTCGGCCTCGGGCGCGTTTATCTCCATCGACCCGCAACGGGACACACCCGAAGTTGTGGGCGAATATGCCGAAGCCATGCATGAAAAAATGATCGGCCTGACCGGTTCACCCGAACAGGTCAAAGCGGCAAGTCAGGCCTACAAGACCTATTACAAGGCCCATCCGTCGGAAGATGAACTGTACCTGGTGGATCACTCGACTTTTACCTATCTCGTGCTGCCCGAACAGGGCGTTGTCGATTTCTTCCGGCGCGAAGTCACCCCGGATCAGATGGCAGACCGGGTACAGTGCTTTGTTGAACATTCATAG
- a CDS encoding heme biosynthesis HemY N-terminal domain-containing protein, which yields MIWSLVKIVLFVCAVAAIALGAGYLLESQGGVQVVVAGTEFTLGPLESVMALTLLVLAVWLLIKIIGALIAVWHFLNGDETAITRYFARNRQAKGFNALAEGMMALASGEGRLAMTKAAKAEKYLKRPELTDLLTAQAAEMSGDWRKAEQTYRKLVQNEQTRFVGVRGIMKQKLAEGDTATALELAKKAFALKPRHTETGDVLLKLQAQSSDWAGARTTLHTKLKTGALPRDVHKRRDAVLALSEAKQVFEADQTIEAREAAIEANRLSPDLIPAAVMAAQSYIQQGNKKYASRVIKKAWEAMPHPDLAATFAAIEPEETAAARMKRFQTLTKLHRDHSETRMLLAELHIANEDFPQARRDLGDLFETDPTARVATLLAAIERGEGAPDNVVKGWLTRALTVPRGPQWVCENCLHIHANWQPVCENCQSFDTLAWIKPPMAEVAMPGSIGMLPMIVGNPEPQPEPDLTMIEDAELLDTDAPDTTEDLSEEPSRN from the coding sequence ATGATCTGGTCACTGGTAAAAATCGTACTGTTCGTCTGCGCCGTTGCCGCCATCGCGTTGGGCGCGGGGTATCTGCTGGAAAGCCAAGGGGGCGTGCAGGTGGTCGTCGCGGGCACCGAATTCACGCTGGGGCCACTTGAATCGGTCATGGCACTGACCCTGCTGGTTCTGGCCGTCTGGCTGCTGATCAAGATCATCGGCGCGCTGATTGCTGTCTGGCACTTTCTGAATGGCGACGAGACAGCGATAACCCGTTATTTCGCGCGCAACCGTCAGGCCAAGGGATTCAACGCACTGGCCGAGGGTATGATGGCGCTGGCCTCGGGCGAGGGCCGACTTGCAATGACCAAAGCCGCCAAGGCCGAAAAGTACCTCAAGCGACCGGAACTGACCGACCTGCTGACTGCACAGGCGGCCGAGATGTCAGGCGACTGGCGCAAGGCGGAACAGACCTATCGCAAGCTGGTGCAAAACGAACAGACCCGTTTTGTCGGTGTGCGCGGGATCATGAAGCAGAAGCTGGCCGAAGGTGACACAGCGACGGCGCTGGAGCTGGCCAAAAAGGCCTTCGCGTTGAAACCGCGCCATACGGAAACCGGCGATGTATTGCTGAAACTGCAAGCCCAGTCGTCGGATTGGGCCGGTGCGCGCACCACGCTGCACACCAAGTTGAAAACCGGAGCGCTGCCCCGCGACGTGCACAAACGCCGCGACGCGGTGCTGGCCCTGTCCGAAGCGAAACAGGTGTTCGAGGCCGACCAGACCATCGAAGCCCGTGAAGCCGCGATTGAGGCGAACCGGCTGTCGCCCGATCTAATCCCCGCAGCGGTTATGGCCGCGCAAAGCTATATCCAGCAGGGCAACAAGAAATACGCCAGCCGCGTGATCAAGAAGGCCTGGGAGGCAATGCCGCATCCCGATCTGGCCGCGACCTTTGCCGCGATCGAACCCGAAGAAACGGCCGCCGCGCGGATGAAACGGTTTCAGACCCTGACCAAGCTGCACCGCGATCATTCGGAAACGCGGATGTTGCTGGCCGAACTGCACATCGCGAACGAGGATTTCCCGCAGGCGCGGCGCGATCTGGGCGATCTGTTTGAAACCGATCCCACCGCGCGTGTCGCAACGCTGCTGGCCGCCATCGAACGTGGTGAAGGGGCGCCCGACAATGTGGTCAAGGGCTGGCTGACCCGCGCCCTGACCGTGCCGCGCGGGCCGCAGTGGGTTTGCGAAAACTGCCTGCACATTCACGCCAACTGGCAGCCCGTTTGCGAAAACTGCCAAAGCTTTGACACGCTCGCATGGATCAAACCGCCGATGGCCGAAGTTGCGATGCCCGGCAGCATCGGCATGTTGCCAATGATTGTCGGCAACCCCGAGCCACAACCGGAACCCGATCTGACGATGATCGAGGATGCCGAATTGCTGGACACGGACGCCCCCGACACGACCGAGGACCTGAGCGAGGAACCATCGCGCAACTAG
- a CDS encoding sensor histidine kinase RegB yields the protein MAQPDLDLMTRAQRSSWIRLRTLILLRWVAIIGQLTAITVAQRLYGLQLELGLCYLAIGVSVIGNLIAIFVFPENKRLTEVENLMMVMFDLLQLAFLLFLTGGLHNPFALLMLGPVTISAAVLTTRSAIMTGGTAIILVTLLSQYHFPLRTDHGLILRIPDIFVFGEWTALVIAIVFIGVYSRRVTSEMDSMSDALSATQMALAREQKLTDLGGVVAAAAHELGTPLATIKLTSAELIEELDDPELREDAELIRDQADRCRDILRDMGRAGKDDLHLRQAPLMAVISEAAEPHSHRGKHIHYTHDPDSGDEIDQPSILRKPEIIHGLRNLIQNAVDFAVANVWVEAHWTQTTISLRIMDDGPGYPPQMLGRIGDPFVTRRRSVGDKQARPAYDGMGLGLFIAKTLLERSGAELNFENGSDPYTSPRHPRQARLGAIVEVVWVRREIESSAAELGPNQRFSL from the coding sequence ATGGCCCAGCCCGATCTTGACCTGATGACCCGCGCCCAGCGGTCCAGCTGGATACGCCTGCGCACGCTGATCTTGCTGCGCTGGGTGGCCATTATCGGGCAGTTAACAGCCATCACAGTCGCCCAGCGGCTGTACGGGCTGCAACTGGAGCTGGGACTTTGCTATCTGGCAATCGGCGTGTCGGTGATCGGCAACCTGATCGCGATTTTTGTCTTTCCCGAAAACAAGCGCCTGACCGAGGTCGAGAACCTGATGATGGTGATGTTCGACCTGTTGCAGCTGGCGTTCCTGTTGTTTTTGACGGGCGGGCTGCACAACCCCTTTGCGCTGTTGATGCTAGGGCCGGTGACGATTTCTGCGGCTGTCCTGACCACACGGTCGGCCATCATGACAGGCGGCACTGCCATCATTCTGGTCACGTTGCTGTCGCAATATCATTTCCCGCTGCGCACCGATCATGGGCTTATTCTGCGCATCCCCGATATTTTTGTGTTCGGCGAATGGACAGCTCTGGTGATCGCCATTGTGTTCATCGGGGTCTATTCACGGCGCGTCACTTCGGAAATGGATTCGATGTCTGATGCGCTTTCTGCCACGCAGATGGCACTGGCGCGCGAGCAGAAGCTTACCGATCTGGGCGGCGTCGTGGCCGCCGCAGCGCATGAACTGGGCACGCCACTGGCCACCATCAAACTGACCAGCGCCGAATTGATCGAAGAACTGGACGATCCCGAATTGCGCGAAGATGCCGAACTGATCCGGGATCAGGCCGACCGCTGCCGTGATATCCTGCGGGACATGGGCCGCGCCGGCAAAGACGATCTGCACCTGCGGCAGGCGCCGCTGATGGCGGTGATTTCCGAGGCCGCCGAACCGCACAGCCATCGCGGCAAGCATATCCACTATACCCATGATCCCGACTCGGGCGATGAAATTGACCAACCGTCGATTCTGCGCAAACCCGAGATCATCCACGGCCTGCGCAACCTGATACAGAACGCTGTGGACTTCGCCGTGGCAAATGTCTGGGTCGAGGCACATTGGACCCAGACCACCATTTCACTGAGGATCATGGATGACGGACCCGGATATCCGCCACAGATGCTTGGCCGGATTGGCGATCCCTTTGTGACCCGGCGCCGGTCGGTTGGCGACAAGCAAGCACGCCCCGCATATGACGGCATGGGGTTGGGTTTGTTTATTGCCAAAACTCTGCTTGAACGATCGGGAGCGGAGCTGAATTTTGAAAACGGGTCAGACCCTTACACGTCGCCACGCCACCCGCGTCAGGCCCGGCTGGGCGCTATTGTCGAGGTGGTCTGGGTCCGGCGCGAAATCGAATCCAGCGCCGCAGAATTGGGACCTAACCAACGGTTTTCGCTGTGA